From a region of the Penaeus vannamei isolate JL-2024 chromosome 2, ASM4276789v1, whole genome shotgun sequence genome:
- the LOC113829707 gene encoding uncharacterized protein, whose translation MRLKGNTRLSRESLSIVLFLVLVASWSPSEAEVVTQSLANTLETIEDLSHPCARKCVAGDNRVCRYTFKVEWYITMSKACFDCPFNLTDCARPHCAPADGFERPLVTVNRRLPGPALHVCVGDEMIVDVVNELGSDSTSIHWHGLHQQGTPYMDGVPFLTQCPIPAGNSFRYHFLADHPGTHYWHSHSGLQRTDGMFGSLVIREPEEQDPLKEHYDEDDFEHMFVITDWLDALGIDKFVNHHHTEHDNKPYTLLVNGRGKHVMFERDDVQAYTPVHEVVVKPGKRHRFRALSNSIQNCPIVISVEGHKLLAIATDGMPIQPIEVDSLTIFGGERWDFVVNATEEVAPYWIYFQGQLDCDDRFKSAFQVAVMRYEGAQGYPTSLQNVTYESTIPEGLNLNKLNAAPGDGTFVTAAEIRGLEEDEAIARKPDYQFWLDFDFYSKNNELFHHEEHYPFFGVQRSHRVYLPQINDISLRLPSVPPLSQPEGVDVERDFCNATSKGEVCSDSFCYCPHVLSVEKDSLIELVLVDEGVVYWANHPFHLHGHTFKVLAMGRLGEETTMKKVKELDAAGQIERNFDNPPTKDTVTVPDGGYTIIRFFATNPGYWLFHCHISFHVEVGMGLVFRVGDQSMVPPVPENFPRCGHWTPDPDPNFKAKVMRYVEGQTQVTVDFDLLANSSDHAPGPSYSTPVRRPTKAPSRAKGTYGTNGGSTLASASSGYLSSLLLALALARGFCHA comes from the exons AGGTCGTGACCCAGAGTCTGGCGAACACCCTGGAGACGATCGAGGACCTGAGTCACCCCTGCGCCCGGAAGTGCGTCGCGGGAGACAACAGGGTCTGCCGCTACACGTTCAAG GTGGAATGGTACATAACGATGAGCAAAGCCTGTTTCGACTGCCCCTTCAACCTCACCGATTGCGCCCGCCCTCACTGCGCTCCTGCCGACGGCTTCGAGAGACCGCTGGTCACTGTCAACAGAAGGCTGCCCGGACCCGCCCTGCAC GTATGTGTGGGTGATGAGATGATTGTGGATGTGGTTAACGAACTGGGCAGCGATTCCACCTCGATCCACTGGCACGGACTCCACCAGCAAGGAACGCCTTATATGGATGGCGTGCCCTTCCTCACCCAGTGCCCAATCCCGGCAGGAAATTCGTTCag ATATCACTTTCTGGCTGACCATCCCGGCACCCACTACTGGCACTCTCACTCAG GTCTCCAAAGAACAGACGGTATGTTCGGGTCCCTGGTCATTCGAGAACCCGAAGAACAAGACCCGCTGAAAGAACACTACGATGAGGATGACTTCGAGCACATGTTCGTCATAACGGACTGGCTGGACGCGCTCGGCATTGACAAGTTCGTGAACCACCATCACACTGAG CATGATAATAAGCCTTATACCCTATTGGTAAACGGTCGAGGAAAACACGTTATGTTTGAGAGAGACGATGTACAGGCCTATACTCCTGTACATGAGGTCGTTGTCAAGCCG GGGAAGAGGCACCGTTTCAGAGCCTTGAGCAACAGCATACAGAATTGCCCCATAGTTATTTCTGTAGAAGGACACAAATTGCTTGCTATTGCCACGGACGGGATGCCCATTCAGCCCATAGAAG TGGATTCCCTCACCATATTCGGCGGCGAGAGATGGGACTTCGTGGTGAACGCGACCGAGGAAGTGGCGCCATATTGGATCTACTTCCAAGGTCAGCTGGACTGCGACGACAGGTTCAAGTCAGCTTTCCAG GTTGCGGTCATGAGGTACGAGGGCGCGCAGGGCTATCCGACGAGCCTACAGAACGTCACTTACGAGTCTACGATTCCGGAGGGACTT aatttGAACAAGTTGAACGCGGCGCCAGGAGATGGAACGTTCGTAACCGCCGCCGAGATCAGAGGCTTAGAGGAAGACGAAGCCATCGCCAGGAAGCCGGACTACCAGTTCTGGCTCGACTTCGACTTCTACAGCAAGAATAACGAGCTGTTTCATCACGAGGAGCATTATCCCTTCTTTGGAG tcCAGCGAAGCCACCGCGTGTACCTCCCGCAGATCAACGACATCAGCCTGCGACTCCCCAGCGTGCCTCCTCTCTCGCAGCCCGAAGGCGTGGACGTCGAGAGGGACTTCTGCAACGCCACCTCCAAGGGCGAGGTCTGCTCGGACTCCTTCTGCTACTGCCCCCACGTCCTCAGCGTCGAGAAGGACAGCCTGATCGAGCTCGTGTTGGTGGACGAGG GTGTTGTTTACTGGGCCAACCATCCTTTCCACCTGCATGGCCATACGTTCAAGGTGCTGGCCATGGGACGCTTAGGGGAAGAAACTACCATGAaaaag GTGAAGGAACTCGACGCCGCCGGCCAGATCGAGAGGAACTTCGACAACCCGCCCACAAAGGACACGGTGACGGTGCCTGACGGAGGTTACACCATCATTCGCTTCTTCGCTACAAAtccag gctaCTGGCTCTTCCACTGCCACATCAGCTTCCACGTGGAGGTGGGCATGGGGCTGGTGTTCCGCGTGGGCGACCAGAGCATGGTGCCCCCCGTGCCCGAGAACTTCCCCCGCTGTGGCCACTGGACCCCCGACCCCGACCCCAACTTCAAGGCCAAGGTCATGAGGTACGTCGAGGGCCAGACGCAGGTCACGGTGGACTTCGACCTCCTGGCCAACAGCTCCGACCACGCCCCTGGACCCAGCTACTCCACGCCCGTCAGGAGACCCACCAAGGCGCCCTCAAGAGCCAAGGGCACGTATGGCACCAACGGCGGGTCGACCTTAGCCTCGGCGAGCTCGGGATACCTGTCTTCGCTCCTTCTGGCTCTCGCTTTGGCGCGCGGATTCTGCCACGCGTAA